A single region of the Acuticoccus sediminis genome encodes:
- a CDS encoding SDR family NAD(P)-dependent oxidoreductase: protein MAERLAQRVAIVTGGAGGIGGATGRVFCEEGASVLLVDPDQDALTDVVAGIRRDVPDAKVEGAALDVSGEDACVDAVARARALFGNVDILVNNAGIRSYEPLAEAKAETWDRVLAVNLLSYAYMAKAAMPDLRQAGNGAIVNISSTYGVTGRAGMGQYDATKAGIIAMTRTLAFEEAEHGVRANSLCPGYTLTPFHIRRAAAAGTSEADLRAAPVHDCIMKRWCDPREIAIPILWLASDEASYITATNLMVDGGRPVM, encoded by the coding sequence ATGGCAGAACGGTTGGCTCAACGCGTGGCGATCGTCACGGGCGGCGCCGGCGGGATCGGCGGTGCCACGGGCCGCGTCTTCTGCGAGGAGGGGGCCAGCGTCCTCCTGGTGGATCCGGACCAGGACGCGTTGACCGACGTGGTCGCCGGGATCCGGAGGGACGTGCCAGACGCGAAAGTGGAGGGTGCGGCGCTCGACGTCTCCGGCGAGGACGCCTGCGTCGATGCGGTGGCACGGGCAAGGGCGCTGTTCGGCAACGTCGACATTCTGGTCAACAACGCCGGCATCCGCTCCTACGAGCCGCTCGCCGAGGCGAAGGCGGAGACCTGGGACAGGGTGCTTGCCGTCAATCTCCTCAGCTACGCCTACATGGCAAAGGCGGCGATGCCCGACCTGCGGCAGGCGGGGAACGGCGCCATCGTCAACATCTCGTCGACCTACGGCGTGACGGGGCGGGCCGGGATGGGGCAGTACGACGCCACCAAGGCCGGGATCATCGCCATGACGCGCACGCTTGCCTTCGAGGAGGCCGAGCACGGCGTGCGGGCGAATTCGCTGTGCCCGGGCTACACGCTGACGCCGTTTCACATCCGCCGCGCGGCCGCTGCCGGGACCAGCGAGGCCGACCTTCGCGCCGCGCCCGTCCACGACTGCATCATGAAGCGCTGGTGCGATCCGCGCGAGATCGCGATCCCGATCCTGTGGCTGGCGTCGGACGAGGCCTCCTACATCACTGCGACGAACCTCATGGTCGACGGTGGCCGGCCGGTGATGTGA
- a CDS encoding TRAP transporter small permease — protein MATACAGVRLMIAVLKAADRAVAFVCRWGVTGALVGLFLLLLAGVVTRSVPVVSITGSDEIVELLFAWLTFLGAVALWREGALYNVTLVLVSVPPKVRHAIEVFIKFLMLMVALVFLLKGYEFMAGSGETTPFLRFDKAWWYASVPVCGGLMSVYSIAGLVLTFRGRFDETEPSGGLLG, from the coding sequence GTGGCTACCGCATGCGCTGGGGTACGGCTCATGATCGCGGTGCTGAAGGCCGCTGACCGGGCGGTCGCGTTCGTCTGCCGCTGGGGCGTCACCGGCGCGCTGGTGGGCCTCTTCCTCCTGCTCCTCGCCGGCGTCGTCACGCGCTCGGTGCCGGTGGTGTCGATCACCGGGTCGGATGAGATCGTGGAGTTGCTGTTCGCCTGGCTCACCTTCCTCGGTGCCGTCGCGCTGTGGCGCGAGGGCGCGCTCTACAACGTGACGCTGGTGCTCGTCTCGGTGCCGCCGAAGGTACGTCACGCGATCGAGGTGTTCATCAAGTTCCTGATGCTGATGGTCGCCCTCGTGTTCCTCCTCAAGGGCTACGAGTTCATGGCCGGTTCCGGCGAGACGACGCCGTTCCTGCGCTTCGACAAGGCGTGGTGGTACGCGTCCGTGCCGGTCTGCGGCGGGCTGATGAGCGTCTACAGCATCGCCGGCCTCGTCCTCACCTTCCGCGGCCGCTTCGACGAGACGGAGCCCTCGGGCGGCCTGCTCGGCTGA